Proteins from one Panicum virgatum strain AP13 chromosome 7K, P.virgatum_v5, whole genome shotgun sequence genomic window:
- the LOC120642238 gene encoding mucin-5AC-like, translated as MKPTTSAATPRGPTPSSAAARRQRKAPLPLGDVTNLLLPGPPTPIQPRRTGGRPAPSDASASSSTCSSTASATPKPSPASALDNEHSVVASPAISTVYASRSRAPEAPRTTTNPTGTKGKEPVAASAAGTSTCPPLGKPTTRKTTAALDTRLISSSAPCHEANTVTPPPKPSYAAALEVEEERSVVYARRRAPDAQGMRRNPTGTNNRGKELVASAGTASCPLLGKATSRKTSMAQDTRPSSSSAPCHEAKKKRPSPSTPKLPEDFVKKQSVLCRYRCI; from the exons ATGAAGCCCACCACCAGCGCTGCGACCCCGCGGGGCCCGACGccttcgtccgccgccgccaggcgccAGCGGAAGGCGCCATTGCCGCTGGGCGACGTCACCAACCTGCTCCTCCCCGGGCCCCCGACCCCAATCCAACCCAGGAGAACTGGCGGCCGACCCGCGCCTTCCGACGCCTCCGCATCCTCTTCCACCTGCTCCTCCACGGCCTCCGCCACGCCCAAGCCGTCCCCCGCCTCCG CACTTGATAATGAGCACAGTGTCGTTGCATCGCCAGCCATCTCCACGGTTTACGCCAGCCGCAGCAGGGCTCCCGAGGCTCcaaggacgacgacgaacccCACCGGCACCAAGGGCAAGGAACCCGttgctgcttctgctgctggaaCATCGACCTGCCCCCCTCTTGGAAAACCTACGACCAG GAAAACCACTGCGGCTCTGGATACTCGACTCATTTCTTCTTCAGCTCCTTGTCATGAAGCTAATACGGTCACACCCCCGCCCAAACCTTCCTATGCTGCCG CCCTTGAAGTTGAGGAGGAGCGCAGTGTGGTATATGCCAGGCGTAGGGCTCCTGATGCTCAAGGGATGAGGAGGAACCCCACCGGCACCAACAACAGGGGCAAGGAACTTGTTGCTTCTGCTGGAACAGCGAGCTGCCCCCTTCTTGGAAAAGCTACAAGCAG GAAAACCTCAATGGCTCAGGATACTCGGCCCAGTTCTTCTTCAGCTCCTTGTCATGAAGCTAAAAAG AAGCGGCCCTCTCCAAGCACACCCAAGTTACCAGAAGACTTTGTGAAGAAACAGAGCGTACTTTGCAGATATCGATGCATTTGA